Sequence from the Terriglobia bacterium genome:
GCAACCCGCCCACTTGCGAAATCGCAATGATGTCGCCTCGTCGCATGATTGCGCGTGGCTCGGGAGCGTCCCTCGCCAGCGCCAGGTGTGTCCGCAACCGGTGGTAGTACGTTAGATAATTCTTCAGTAGATGGCGGAGGTGCCGTTGACTGAGGACCACCACATGGTCCAAACACTCACGCCGAATCGAGCCGATCAGCCTTTCCACGAATGCATTTTGCCAAGGACTCGGTCGGATGTTCGGTGACCCCGAAGTGAAGGACCTTTCTCCGCTGATGTTCGATCACAAGGAACACGAACAGTACCCGCAGGCGGATCGTTGGCACGGTAAAGAAGTCAATGGCGACGATCTCCCCGATGTGATTCTGGAGGAAGGTCTTCCAGGTCTGCGACGGCGGCCGCTTGACGGTCCGCAAGACGCGCGACACGGTCCGTTCTGAAACCTCGATTCCGAGCTTCCGCAACTCGCCGCGAATGCGCGGCGCACGCCACAAGGGATTTGCTTGTGCCAAACTTCGAATCAACGTGCGGACCTGAAGGCTGACGGGCGGTCGACCCAGTCTTCCGGACCTCTTCGACAGGTTCGCCCAGTACCGGCGGAAACGCTCCCTCTGCCAACGCACCACCGTGTCGGGATGAACGACGCACAAGGCTCGTCGCCAGTCCTTCCACACCACGGACAGCGCGATCCAGAACCAGCGGTCCTGTCCGACTAATCGGGGACGTATCTGCTTCCGTTTATAGATGGCAAGCTGCTGGCGGAGGGCGAGATTTTCCAGCAGGACTACGTGATGGCCTTTTCCGAACAGCCAAATCAATCGAAATAGACCCAGTAGGAAGGCGAGCATGTCGCCCGATTCTTCCTTCTAGGCTGCTGAAAAGTCAATGACGTCTGGACGATCTACTTTTGGCGCACGACAGGATTTCTGACGGACGAGGTTTTTGCGGAGCACAGGCAGGTCAGTGCACCCACGGCTTACCGCCTTGAGTGAAATCAGTGTATTGTAAATTGGCTAGGGGTCCCGGGATTTGCACTCGCCTCGCGAGTACTGGAATAACTGTCACCTTTTCGCCAAGAGCGAATGCCCATTCATAATTGCCCCACGTTAGCTCGTAGTCGGTCGTCGGCTATCGAGTTCTTGGTAAATCGCGATCGGCTACATGCTAATTTGCTCATCGATCATTGGTGAGTTCCGCAGTTTCGGTGCGATCAGCACCAGCACGGCGGAAACTGCGGCCAGCGCAGCGGAGAGCAGGAACGGAAGCTCGGCGCCATAATGCTTCCAGAGTTCGCCGGTGAGAATGCTGGAGAGTAGCGCGGCGATGCTGGTGACGAAATAGAAGATGCCGAAGGCCCGGCCGCGCGCTTCCGGCGGCGCATTCTCCACTACCACTCTCTTCAGCACCGGCGTGGTGAAGGCGTAGAACAGGCCGTAGAACCCCATCATGGCCCACAGCGCGCCGCGCGAGGGCGCGAACGCGAACACCGTGTACACAATCGCGAACACCGTGTAACCACTGGCCACAAGGGCAACCTTTGAAATTCGGTCGGCGAGCTTGCCCGCGGGCCAGGAGAACGCAGTGTAGGTCACGTTGAACACCAGCCCGAGCAGCGGCGCATGCGCAGCCGCAATGCCCGTACTTTGCGCGCGGAGCACGAGGAACATGTCGCTGGAATTCCCCAGCGAGAACAGACCTACGGCAAAGAGGGTGTAGTAATAACGCGCAGAAAGAGTTGGCCGCATGCCCAAATGCGGGTCACTCGAATCGGACGCGGCGTGTGCGTCAAGAGTTCCACCGGCTTCGCCGCCGGATTTCAGAAGTGGGGTCGCGGCCTCGCTGCGCTCGGCTTCGCGCCCGTTAAGTGCCTCACCTTCGCTCGAGATCACACCAGTTCGAGGTTGCGTGTCGCCGGTTTCGCGTGCGCCGAGCACGACGACCACGATGCAGGCCAGTCCCGGAATCGCGGCGGCCCAGAAGACGGCACGCAGTCCGTAATGAGCCATCAGCGCAAGCGCGATCAGCGGGCCGACAATGGCGCCGGCGGAGTCCATCGCCTGAAGCAGTCCGTAAGCGGCGCCGAGGCGCGACCGCGGCACGGATTCGGCAAGCATGACGTCGCGCGGCGCGCCGCGAAGTCCTTTCGCCAGACGGTCGCCGAAGCGGATCAACAACACCTGCCACCAAGATTGTGCGATGGCGAGCAGCGGCTTAAGCAGGTTGGCGACCGAGTAGCCGAAAACGATAATCGGCTTGCGGCGGCGAACGCGGTCGGTGAGATAGCCGGAAAACAGCTTGCCGAACGAGGCCACGCTTTCGGCGATGCCCTCGATCAGGCCGAGCTTCGCTGGGCCTGCGCCGATGGCGGTGAGAAACGCAGGCAAGACCCAGTAGGCCATTTCGCTGGCGGTGTCGTTGAGGAACGAGGTGGCGCTGAAGACGGCGAGGTTGCGGGATTGGTCAGCGTCGCGCTTCACACCAAGAGATTAGAGGACACGGAGGACAAGAGGAATAGGTCTTTACCTTTCGTTATCCGGCGCAAGCGCCTTCGGATGTTCCCAGGCGCATTACTTCTCGACTGCCTCCGCGACCTTCTCGAACCGGCCGTATCGCAGAGCCAGTGTCGGCAGCACGAGCAAATTCAAAGCGGTTGACGTAGCCAATCCTCCGAGGATGATCGTTGCCATGGGACCTTCGACCTCGCGGCCTGGAGCGCCGCTGCCAATTGCCAAGGGAAGCAAACCGAGGCCGGTGACAAGCGCCGTCATCAGGATCGGCGACAGCCGTTCGGATGCGCCGCGCAACGCAGTACCCCAATTCCAATCCAGGCCCTCAATTTGGACGAGATGCTCATAGTGGGAAATCAGCATGATGGAATTACGGAGCGTAATGCCGAACAGCGTAACGAAGCCCACGAGCGATCCTAGCGAGAGGTTGCCGCCGGTGGCGAGCGCGATGAAAATGCCGCCGACCAGCGCGAAAGGAAGGTTCGCCAGAACCAGGAGCAGGTTGCGATAGTTCTGCATCACAATCGACAGCAGGATGATGATGCCCAGTCCGGCAAGAATCGCGTGCACCAGCAGATCGCGCTGCGACCGGGCCTGCTCCTCCGCGGTGCCGCTGAACTCAACGTAAACACCGGGTGGAAGCTTCAGTTGAGAGATGCGCTGGCGTGCGGTAGCAACGAAAGTTGCCACGTCGCCGCCGGCAACATTGCAAGTGACGGACTGCACGCGGCGTGCGCCAACGTGGGAGATCAAATAACGGCCTGAACTCTCGTATACATCCGCGAGTTGTCGAAGAGGTACGTAGTTTCCTTCCGGATTCCGAATGGGGAGAGCGGCGATCGCCGAGATAGACTGCCGTTCCGCGGGAGTCAAGATCACCGAGACCGGAAAGACCTGATTCCCCTCGTAGATCTGGCCAACCACGTCACCGCTGAATGCGGTTCGGACGACATCCAAGACCTGAACTGAACTAAACCCCCATCGTGCGACATCTGATGGACGCAGTCGGACGATCACCTGCGGCATTCCGGGCGGAGATTGAATTTGGACTTCTCTTGCTCCCGGAACCTTGCCGAGGACCCCAACGATGCGTCCCGCTTGCTGGTCAAGCTCGTCTAAACGAGGACCGAAGATGTTGACAACCACGGCGCCGGTATAGCCCGAAAGGATCTCGTTAATTCGTTCGGTCAAAAACGTGTTGACCGAAAATGCAGCGCCCGAAAATGTCACCAGGGCGTGCCGGATATCGTTCAGCGCCTTGTCCGTCTGAGCCCCGCTAAGCTCTCGTAAGTCGACTTCAATTTCGCTACTGTGTGTGCCGGCGTAATCGTCGGACATTTCCGCCCTGCCGGCGTGTTGAGCTATCTCCCGTACCTGCGGGATCTTTTGCAGCGCCTCGGTAATGCTGTCGCCCAGGCGCATGGATTCGTCGAGCGACGTACCGGGCACCGCGGTCATGTGGACGATGAAATGTCCCTCCCGAAGGCTTGGCAGGAACTCGCCCCCGAGAAACGGGATGGTTAGAACGGCGGCAAAGACCATAACGCCGACTGTGGCCATCACCGCCGTCGGGTATTGCTCAACGCCTGAGAGGACCCGCTCGTACTTGGCCTTGAGCCACTCTACGAGAGGTGGCTCGGCAGCACGCAGTTCGCCGCGAGGCAACAGAATCAGGCACAATGCGGGCGTAACCGTCAGTGCCACCACCAACGACGCGAGGATTGACCAGATGTACGTCATGGCGAGCGGGGAAAAGATGCTTCCCGCCACACCGCTCATGGTCAATACCGGTACAAACACCAGGATCACGGACAAGGTGGCGTAGACCACTGCGCTGCGCACTTCGAGCGACGCCTCCAGGACGACCC
This genomic interval carries:
- a CDS encoding MFS transporter, with protein sequence MKRDADQSRNLAVFSATSFLNDTASEMAYWVLPAFLTAIGAGPAKLGLIEGIAESVASFGKLFSGYLTDRVRRRKPIIVFGYSVANLLKPLLAIAQSWWQVLLIRFGDRLAKGLRGAPRDVMLAESVPRSRLGAAYGLLQAMDSAGAIVGPLIALALMAHYGLRAVFWAAAIPGLACIVVVVLGARETGDTQPRTGVISSEGEALNGREAERSEAATPLLKSGGEAGGTLDAHAASDSSDPHLGMRPTLSARYYYTLFAVGLFSLGNSSDMFLVLRAQSTGIAAAHAPLLGLVFNVTYTAFSWPAGKLADRISKVALVASGYTVFAIVYTVFAFAPSRGALWAMMGFYGLFYAFTTPVLKRVVVENAPPEARGRAFGIFYFVTSIAALLSSILTGELWKHYGAELPFLLSAALAAVSAVLVLIAPKLRNSPMIDEQISM
- a CDS encoding efflux RND transporter permease subunit, producing MLTAIVQWSLRHRSVVVVLACVLLGYGVYSLEQAKYDVFPEFSPPQVVIQTEASGLAPEQVELLVTQPIENAVNGVSGVQAIRSASVQGLSVVTVLFDGNTNIYRDRQVVTERLSTVTGSLPAGISPTIAPLTTSTSIVMAIGLTSPNQSLMRLRTEADWTMKLRLLAVPGVSKVAVFGGDEKQYQVQIDPQQLTKHDIGVDQVLAAAKQASGIRGAGFITTPNQQLIVQSEGQAITSSELAKSVVLQRQGANLTLGDVAHVTEGAAPRLGAASVMRRPAVILMVSAQYGANTLEVTRHLDRAIDELRPVLAAQNIQINSSIFRPARFIDSALHNLRTSLIVGGILVVVVLFLFLFNFRTAAISCTAIPLSLLAATIVIERFGNTLNTMTLGGLAIAIGEVVDDAVIDVENIYRRLRENRTLPQPQSAFRVVLEASLEVRSAVVYATLSVILVFVPVLTMSGVAGSIFSPLAMTYIWSILASLVVALTVTPALCLILLPRGELRAAEPPLVEWLKAKYERVLSGVEQYPTAVMATVGVMVFAAVLTIPFLGGEFLPSLREGHFIVHMTAVPGTSLDESMRLGDSITEALQKIPQVREIAQHAGRAEMSDDYAGTHSSEIEVDLRELSGAQTDKALNDIRHALVTFSGAAFSVNTFLTERINEILSGYTGAVVVNIFGPRLDELDQQAGRIVGVLGKVPGAREVQIQSPPGMPQVIVRLRPSDVARWGFSSVQVLDVVRTAFSGDVVGQIYEGNQVFPVSVILTPAERQSISAIAALPIRNPEGNYVPLRQLADVYESSGRYLISHVGARRVQSVTCNVAGGDVATFVATARQRISQLKLPPGVYVEFSGTAEEQARSQRDLLVHAILAGLGIIILLSIVMQNYRNLLLVLANLPFALVGGIFIALATGGNLSLGSLVGFVTLFGITLRNSIMLISHYEHLVQIEGLDWNWGTALRGASERLSPILMTALVTGLGLLPLAIGSGAPGREVEGPMATIILGGLATSTALNLLVLPTLALRYGRFEKVAEAVEK
- a CDS encoding transposase codes for the protein MSGERSFTSGSPNIRPSPWQNAFVERLIGSIRRECLDHVVVLSQRHLRHLLKNYLTYYHRLRTHLALARDAPEPRAIMRRGDIIAISQVGGLHHRYERRAA